One part of the Asterias amurensis chromosome 11, ASM3211899v1 genome encodes these proteins:
- the LOC139943959 gene encoding indoleamine 2,3-dioxygenase 2-like: protein MEMEICKEDAALLNLQNEVPRLEDYDASQKLGFLYENITNKLPEYFDPWWNIATRLQELVDDGTLRDKVDMMPCLDCRRLESEGEWQVAHAVLGYITQCYVWAEGETRIPQCLPENVAVPYWAVSEHLGINASLCQASSVLYNWELIDPSGPLIIENMKVIIPFVGGQDSAWFFLVSSLVEMEFGGGLAGLVKAQQAVKDLNTDEYIAALVEVKESLRKMRKALLRMRERCRPSVFYNMLRPFLAGWNSQAFKDKGWKGLIYKGVSPEPVSSGGGSAAQSSTFPCLDAALGLKHQPQDETQCAKFARDMPPLHRDLIKALAMGPSIRHFATICNNSRALQAYKDCLTAVIEFRSAHIQIATEYIIVMSHRKDNDEKHSKQAAYGTGGTGIMKFLKGLRSTVKTAFHLVDEGTEIN from the exons ATGGAGATGGAGATATGTAAAGAAGATGCAGCGCTCCTGAATTTACAGAATGAGGTGCCCCGTCTTGAGGATTATGATGCATCCCAAAAGTTGGGCTTCCTCTATGAAAATATCACG AATAAACTTCCGGAGTACTTTGATCCATGGTGGAACATAGCAACAAGACTTCAAGAACTTGTTGATGATGGAACACTTCGAGATAAAGTTGATATG ATGCCTTGTCTTGACTGTAGACGCCTGGAGAGCGAAGGAGAGTGGCAAGTTGCTCATGCTGTTCTTGGTTACATTACACAATGTTATGTCTGGGCTGAAGGCGAAACACGCATTCCACAG TGTCTTCCAGAGAATGTTGCCGTACCTTATTGGGCAGTCTCTGAGCACTTGGGTATCAATGCCTCGTTGTGTCAGGCTTCTTCTGTTCTCTACAACTGGGAGCTTATTGATCCATCAGGCCCGTTGATTATCGa GAATATGAAAGTTATCATTCCTTTTGTGGGTGGCCAGGACAGCGCCTGGTTCTTTTTAGTGAGCTCCTTGGTTGAAATGGAATTTGGTGGTGGTTTGGCAGGTTTAGTCAAAGCCCAGCAG gcagTGAAGGACTTGAATACTGATGAATACATTGCAGCTTTGGTCGAGGTTAAAGAATCCCTCAGGAAGATGCGAAAAGCTCTGCTAAGAATGCGGG aAAGATGTCGGCCCAGCGTTTTCTATAACATGCTGCGACCTTTCCTTGCTGG ATGGAACAGCCAGGCTTTCAAGGACAAAGGTTGGAAGGGTTTAATTTACAAGGGAGTGAGTCCGGAACCAGTCAGT AGTGGAGGAGGCAGTGCAGCTCAGAGCTCAACATTTCCATGTCTCGACGCAGCCTTGGGCTTGAAACACCAACCACAAGATG AAACTCAGTGTGCAAAGTTTGCGAGAGACATGCCACCGTTACATCGAGACTTAATCAAGGCATTAGCCATGGGTCCATCTATTCGCCATTTCG ctactATTTGCAACAATTCCAGAGCTCTTCAAGCCTACAAGGACTGTCTGACAGCAGTCATTGAATTTCGATCCGCCCACATTCAAATAGCTACGGA GTACATCATTGTCATGTCACACCGGAAAGATAACGATGAGAAACACTCCAAACAGGCGGCATATGGCACTGGTGGAACAG ggatCATGAAGTTTCTAAAAGGCCTGCGCAGCACTGTGAAGACAGCCTTTCATTTGGTCGACGAAGGAACGGAAATAAACTGA
- the LOC139943962 gene encoding lipase maturation factor 1-like, translating to MAGQQDGVRHRKRAANSSDKVVEEPSRGGDGATEHGDKQGAKVHPQGSQHAPEIEANSYWLTRVIFLRSIAFIYLTAFIVAFHQNKQLIGSEGLLPTRLYLDRIKNYAGGEVNAKSLSFAPTLLWFVDIEGAIDHWLDVLAYSGMALSGVVLLSGSGNMVVMATLWVLYHSLVGVGQRWYSFGWESQLLETGFLAIFMCPLLSLRQFPRRTPTPWVTLWGYRWLIFRIMLGAGLIKIRGDQCWRDLTCMNYHYETQPVPNPMSYYMHQSPELMHKFETLSNHIIELVVPIFILLPWRPTRMMAGALQIFFQVVLIISGNLSFLNWLTILPSICCFDDKSLAWFFPDWLSSAKITVRDLQREEKEGSGPQANSGVYTRRVLHISLAVLIGYLSIPVVGNLLSSKQAMNTSFDPLRLVNTYGAFGSVTKQRTEVIFEGTASPNPKDPNAVWMEYEFKCKPGNISRRPCLISPYHYRLDWLMWFAAFQSYQSNPWLVHLAGKLLYNDEGVTSLIDHNPFKDGDPPRFVRAQHYRYQYTEIGSKQAQEGAWWKRRLIGSYLPEVSLESLESYIKSQSWDLPKYAKRKIREERRAKRS from the exons ATGGCCGGTCAACAAGACGGAGTTCGTCACAGAAAAAGAGCAGCAAATTCCTCAGATAAAGTTGTGGAAGAACCTTCACGTGGTGGAGATGGGGCAACTGAGCATGGAGACAAACAAGGCGCAAAAGTTCATCCACAAGGCAGCCAGCATGCGCCTGAAATTGAAGCGAATTCGTACTGGTTGACGCGTGTCATTTTCCTTCGATCGATAGCATTTATTTACC TCACTGCATTCATCGTTGCCTTCCACCAAAACAAGCAGCTGATTGGCTCAGAAGGTCTTCTTCCAACACGCCTCTACCTAGACCGCATCAAGAACTACGCTGGTGGCGAGGTCAACGCAAAATCGCTGTCCTTTGCACCTACACTGTTATGGTTTGTGGACATTGAGGGGGCTATTGATCACTGGCTGGATGTATTGGCGTACTCTGGAATGGCGTTGTCGGGAGTGGTTCTTCTAAGTGGGAGTGGTAATATGGTTGTCATGGCAACACTATGGGTCCTCTACCACTCCTTGGTTGGTGTTGGGCAGCGATG gtaTTCATTTG GATGGGAGTCTCAGCTCCTTGAGACTGGCTTTCTGGCAATCTTCATGTGCCCCTTGCTCAGCCTGAGACAGTTCCCAAGACGCACTCCGACACCATGGGTCACCCTCTGGGGCTACAGATGGCTCATATTCAGGATCATGCTCGGAGCA GGTCTGATCAAGATCAGAGGGGACCAGTGTTGGAGGGACTTAACCTGCATGAACTACCATTATGAG ACCCAGCCTGTTCCTAACCCCATGAGTTACTACATGCACCAGAGTCCAGAATTGATGCATAAATTTGAGACGCTATCTAATCACATCATTGAGCTCGTTGTGCCCATCTTCATCTTGTTGCCATGGAGACCAACTCGGATGATGGCCGGAGCACTGCAGATTTTTTTCCAG gtGGTACTCATCATCAGTGGTAATCTGAGCTTTCTCAACTGGTTAACAATCCTGCCAAGCATATGTTGCTTTGATGACAAGAGCTTAGCCTGGTTCTTCCCTGACTGGCTGAGCAGTGCCAAGATAACAGTCAGAGATCTACAGAGAGAGGAGAAGGAAGGGTCTGGACCACAGGCTAATTCAG GAGTTTACACCCGTCGAGTTCTACATATTTCCTTAGCTGTATTGATAGGCTACCTCAGCATTCCAGTAGTTGGTAATCTTCTCTCCTCGAAACAAGCCATGAATACTTCCTTTGATCCACTACGTCTCGTCAACACCTACGGAGCTTTTGGAAG CGTTACCAAACAAAGAACCGAGGTGATATTTGAAGGGACAGCAAGCCCCAACCCTAAAGATCCCAACGCTGTTTGGATGGAATATGAATTCAAATGTAAACCAGGGAACATCAGCCGGAGACCCTGCCTGATTTCACCCTACCACTACCGGCTGGATTGGCTCATGTGGTTTGCTGCATTCCAG TCGTACCAGTCCAACCCATGGTTAGTTCACCTTGCTGGGAAGCTGTTGTACAACGACGAAGGAGTCACGTCACTGATTGATCATAACCCCTTCAAAGATGGTGATCCACCAAG ATTTGTTCGTGCCCAGCACTATCGCTACCAGTACACTGAGATTGGCAGTAAGCAGGCACAAGAGGGCGCCTGGTGGAAGCGCAGACTGATCGGTAGCTATCTGCCCGAGGTATCACTGGAGAGTCTGGAGAGTTACATCAAAAGCCAAAGCTGGGACTTGCCCAAATATGCCAAAAGGAAGATCAGGGAGGAGAGGAGAGCTAAGAGGTCATAA